In Paraburkholderia caballeronis, the following proteins share a genomic window:
- a CDS encoding response regulator transcription factor has translation MSMIRVGIADDHPVVLQGVSSLLRTQADIDIRFATGRIGELLELLLDDPVDVLVCDYEFEMDRHADGLNLLNRIRRTVPHTRVLFLSSHSSAYIVSAALDAGAAGFIGKRHEEFANLAAAIRSVNNRNVYVPDSLRSRMMSASANGSNRAGWLNRLSEKEATVVRMICEGLSISDIAGRLNRSPKTVSNQKNAGMKKLGARNDVELAKVMREAES, from the coding sequence ATGAGCATGATCCGCGTCGGCATCGCCGACGATCACCCGGTCGTGCTGCAAGGCGTGTCGTCGCTGCTGCGCACGCAGGCCGACATCGACATCCGCTTCGCGACCGGGCGCATCGGCGAACTGCTCGAATTGCTGCTCGACGATCCGGTGGACGTGCTCGTCTGCGACTACGAATTCGAGATGGACCGGCACGCGGACGGCCTGAACCTGCTGAACCGCATTCGCCGCACGGTGCCGCACACGCGCGTGCTGTTCCTCAGTTCGCACTCTTCCGCGTACATCGTATCCGCGGCGCTCGACGCGGGCGCGGCTGGCTTCATCGGCAAGCGGCACGAGGAGTTCGCGAATCTCGCCGCCGCGATCCGCAGCGTGAACAACCGCAACGTCTACGTGCCGGACTCGCTGCGAAGCCGGATGATGTCCGCGTCGGCGAACGGCTCGAACCGCGCCGGCTGGCTGAACCGGCTGTCCGAGAAGGAAGCGACCGTCGTGCGGATGATCTGCGAGGGGTTGTCGATCAGCGACATCGCGGGCCGGCTGAACCGCAGCCCGAAGACCGTCAGCAACCAGAAGAACGCCGGCATGAAGAAGCTCGGCGCGCGCAACGACGTCGAGCTGGCGAAGGTGATGCGCGAAGCGGAGAGTTGA
- a CDS encoding fimbrial protein, with amino-acid sequence MIVLAGVMAAPMAFAQSAPPGTGTITFNGMLLADTCEISPGDVDKTVTLPTLSAQSLAEAGQTAGSTMFTITVAKCPTSLSNVAAHFETTNMDPATRNAVNQATTNPASNVVVQLLDKDGTTPILLGSSGSFEPITGTGDTRGATMSYGGQYYATGQAGQGNVTAIVRYTLSYN; translated from the coding sequence ATGATCGTGCTGGCAGGTGTGATGGCCGCACCGATGGCGTTCGCACAAAGCGCCCCCCCCGGCACGGGAACGATCACGTTCAACGGGATGCTGCTCGCGGATACCTGCGAGATCAGCCCCGGTGACGTGGACAAGACGGTGACGCTGCCGACGCTTTCCGCGCAGTCGCTGGCCGAGGCCGGCCAGACCGCGGGCTCGACGATGTTCACGATCACGGTCGCGAAATGCCCGACGTCGCTCAGCAACGTCGCCGCGCATTTCGAGACCACGAACATGGACCCGGCCACGCGCAACGCGGTCAACCAGGCCACCACCAACCCGGCCAGCAACGTCGTCGTGCAGCTGCTCGACAAGGACGGCACCACGCCGATCCTGCTCGGCAGCTCGGGCTCGTTCGAGCCGATCACCGGCACCGGCGACACCCGCGGCGCCACGATGAGCTACGGCGGCCAGTACTACGCGACCGGCCAGGCGGGCCAGGGCAACGTGACCGCGATCGTGCGCTACACGCTGTCCTATAACTGA
- a CDS encoding fimbria/pilus periplasmic chaperone — MRFSQSCVVAVVCCMAAFTAHAAIVITGTRVIYPAESREVNVRLSNVENRPVLVQAWLDEGNPAASPDQIQVPFVLLPSVFRVEPRRGQSLRIMFTGADLPQDRESVYWLNVLEIPPKPAHAEDRNMIQLAFRTRIKLFYRPTGLYDDPTSVRSQLKWTFASNDSGERVLRVENPSPYYVSVGSVVLEAAGKKVALKPDMAPPFGHVDFTPEKGRLEAKLPATASYTVLNDFGTEIKDTAQIGDKRAPQPADVEKVKEIQ, encoded by the coding sequence ATGCGTTTCAGTCAGTCGTGTGTTGTTGCGGTCGTTTGCTGTATGGCGGCGTTCACTGCGCATGCCGCCATCGTCATCACCGGCACCCGCGTGATCTACCCGGCGGAAAGCCGCGAGGTCAACGTGCGCCTGAGCAACGTCGAGAACCGGCCGGTGCTGGTTCAGGCGTGGCTCGACGAAGGCAACCCGGCCGCGTCGCCGGACCAGATCCAGGTGCCGTTCGTGCTGCTGCCGTCGGTGTTTCGCGTCGAGCCGCGCCGCGGGCAGTCGCTGCGGATCATGTTCACCGGCGCGGACCTGCCGCAGGACCGCGAGTCGGTGTACTGGCTGAACGTGCTGGAGATTCCGCCGAAGCCCGCGCATGCGGAAGACCGGAACATGATCCAGCTCGCGTTCCGCACGCGGATCAAGCTGTTCTATCGCCCAACCGGCCTGTATGACGACCCGACGTCGGTGCGCTCGCAACTGAAGTGGACGTTCGCGTCGAACGACAGCGGCGAACGCGTGCTGCGCGTCGAGAATCCGTCGCCGTATTACGTGTCCGTCGGCAGCGTCGTGCTCGAAGCGGCCGGCAAGAAGGTCGCGCTGAAGCCCGACATGGCGCCGCCGTTCGGGCACGTGGACTTCACGCCGGAGAAGGGGCGGCTGGAGGCGAAGCTGCCGGCGACCGCTTCGTACACGGTGCTGAACGACTTCGGCACCGAGATCAAGGACACGGCCCAGATCGGCGACAAGCGTGCGCCGCAGCCGGCCGACGTCGAAAAAGTAAAAGAAATCCAGTAA